The following are encoded in a window of Esox lucius isolate fEsoLuc1 chromosome 14, fEsoLuc1.pri, whole genome shotgun sequence genomic DNA:
- the LOC105015301 gene encoding RING finger protein 122 isoform X2, with translation MSPVMFQDLPLNIYMVIFGTGVFVFVLSLIFCCYFISKLRHQAQRNRFGYKAVVFKGDTKKLNLHGTCAVCLEDFRVKDELGVLPCQHAFHRRCLVKWLEVRCVCPMCNKHIAGPPEQRHSLGTLLDELV, from the exons ATGTCTCCCGTGATGTTCCAGGATCTTCCCCTCAACATTTACATGGTCATCTTTGGGACCGGAGTCTTTGTCTTCGTCCTAAGCCTCATCTTCTGCTGCTACTTCATCAG TAAACTGAGGCACCAGGCCCAGCGAAACAGATTTGGATACAAAGCG GTGGTTTTCAAGGGAGACACAAAGAAATTGAATCTACATGGG ACATGTGCCGTGTGCTTGGAGGACTTCAGAGTGAAGGATGAGCTAGGAGTGTTGCCATGCCAACACGCCTTTCACAGGAG ATGCCTGGTCAAATGGTTGGAGGTGCGATGTGTCTGTCCAATGTGCAATAAGCACATCGCCGGACCACCTGAACAACGTCACAGCCTGGGTACACTACTGGATGAACTGGTGTAG
- the LOC105015301 gene encoding RING finger protein 122 isoform X1, producing the protein MSPVMFQDLPLNIYMVIFGTGVFVFVLSLIFCCYFISKLRHQAQRNRFGYKAVVFKGDTKKLNLHGQTCAVCLEDFRVKDELGVLPCQHAFHRRCLVKWLEVRCVCPMCNKHIAGPPEQRHSLGTLLDELV; encoded by the exons ATGTCTCCCGTGATGTTCCAGGATCTTCCCCTCAACATTTACATGGTCATCTTTGGGACCGGAGTCTTTGTCTTCGTCCTAAGCCTCATCTTCTGCTGCTACTTCATCAG TAAACTGAGGCACCAGGCCCAGCGAAACAGATTTGGATACAAAGCG GTGGTTTTCAAGGGAGACACAAAGAAATTGAATCTACATGGG CAGACATGTGCCGTGTGCTTGGAGGACTTCAGAGTGAAGGATGAGCTAGGAGTGTTGCCATGCCAACACGCCTTTCACAGGAG ATGCCTGGTCAAATGGTTGGAGGTGCGATGTGTCTGTCCAATGTGCAATAAGCACATCGCCGGACCACCTGAACAACGTCACAGCCTGGGTACACTACTGGATGAACTGGTGTAG